The following coding sequences are from one Salvia hispanica cultivar TCC Black 2014 chromosome 3, UniMelb_Shisp_WGS_1.0, whole genome shotgun sequence window:
- the LOC125211787 gene encoding zinc finger protein-like 1 homolog, translated as MVVCKCRKATKLYCFVHKVPVCGECICFPEHQICVVRTYSEWVIDGEYDWPPKCCHCQNELAEGTDPQTARLGCLHVIHSNCLVSHVKSFPPQTAPAGYVCPACSTPIWSPKSVKDSGSRLHSKLKEAIMQTGLEKNVFGNHPVPLQGPESRSPPPAFASEPLVHTSGTVDKTAASSARPANLDILEIDGYNSGTSSLPIHEPDFMKNTSPTGPGATTRKSAMQADRQNSEVPYYADDEDANTKKYSRRGSFRHKFLRSLLPFWSSALPTLPVTAPPKKDTSHGDDASERRARHHKTSRMDPRKLLLIIAIMACMATMGILYYRIARGLGEELGDDEPQ; from the exons ATGGTCGTCTGCAAATGCCGCAAG GCGACTAAATTGTATTGCTTCGTCCACAAAGTGCCGGTCTGTGGGGAATGTATATGCTTTCCGGAACACCAAATCTGTGTG GTGCGTACATATTCAGAGTGGGTAATTGATGGGGAGTATGATTGGCCTCCTAAATGCTGCCATTGTCAAAATGAGCTTGCAGAAGGGACAGACCCTCAAACTGCTCGATTGGGCTGTTTGC ATGTAATACATTCAAATTGTTTAGTGTCGCATGTTAAAAGCTTTCCTCCGCAAACAGCTCCTGCTGGATATGTCTGCCCAGCCTGCTCCACGCCG ATATGGTCTCCGAAAAGTGTGAAAGATTCAGGATCACGTCTCCATTCAAAGTTGAAAGAAGCAATTATGCAG ACTGGTTTGGAGAAGAATGTCTTTGGGAATCACCCAGTACCGTTGCAGGGACCAGAATCCCGTAGTCCTCCACCTGCATTTGCTTCCGAACCCTTGGTACACACCTCTGGTACAGTTGATAAAACTGCAGCTTCTTCTGCAAGACCTGcaaatttggatattttggaGATAGATGGATATAACTCTGGGACGTCATCTTTACCCATTCATGAGCCTGATTTTATGAAAAACACAAGTCCTACTGGT CCTGGTGCAACCACTCGAAAGAGTGCTATGCAAGCGGACAGACAAAACTCTGAGGTTCCATACTACGCCGACGATGAAGATGCAAATACGAAAAAGTACTCTCGAAGAG GTTCATTTCGCCACAAGTTCCTCAGGTCATTGCTGCCTTTCTGGTCTAGTGCATTGCCGACTCTACCAGTAACTGCACCACCAAAGAAAGATACGTCTCATGGGGATGATGCCTCAGAACGCCGTGCAAGGCACCACAAGACTTCACGAATGGACCCAAGGAAGTTGCTCTTAATTATAGCCATCAT GGCTTGCATGGCAACAATGGGTATTCTATATTACAGAATTGCACGCGGTCTGGGTGAAGAATTGGGTGATGATGAGCCACAATGA